In Cyanobium sp. AMD-g, one genomic interval encodes:
- a CDS encoding AI-2E family transporter, translated as MKARTLLGALALVALFLLLWELRWVLLILFGAVVLAVALDVPTTLLRRLTRLNRGAALSLVLLVLLVIGWLLGNLLLPELIDQIRQFSQLVPELVQRLGDMAPRTPLLRDLERQLDDGTLWDRLQPLGSQLLGVAGGAANSTIQLLLMLLLAILMALDPVSHQRLVIAATPRFYRRRMEQLLGECREALGGWLAGMTISGTVVFITTWAGLALLQVPLALLSGLVCGLLTFVPTIGPTAATLLPLAVALLISPAKVVQVLVLRLLLQNGEAFLLTPLLLSRTVNLLPTVALMAQLSLGALLGLPGLLLALPLVVVLQVACEEVLVRDVMDRWDLS; from the coding sequence ATGAAGGCACGCACCCTGCTCGGGGCCCTGGCCCTGGTGGCGCTGTTCCTGCTGCTCTGGGAACTTCGCTGGGTGCTGCTGATCCTCTTCGGTGCCGTGGTGCTGGCGGTGGCGCTGGATGTGCCCACCACCCTGCTGCGGCGGCTCACCCGCCTCAACCGGGGGGCGGCCCTGTCGCTGGTGCTGCTGGTTCTGCTTGTGATCGGCTGGCTGCTGGGCAATCTGCTGCTGCCGGAGCTGATCGACCAGATCCGCCAGTTCAGCCAGCTGGTCCCCGAGCTGGTCCAGCGACTCGGTGACATGGCGCCCAGGACCCCCCTGTTGCGCGACCTGGAACGGCAGCTGGACGATGGAACCCTCTGGGACCGGCTTCAGCCCCTGGGCAGCCAACTGCTCGGCGTGGCGGGTGGCGCCGCCAACAGCACCATCCAGCTGCTGCTGATGCTGTTGCTGGCGATCCTGATGGCGCTCGATCCGGTCAGCCACCAACGCCTGGTGATCGCCGCCACGCCCCGCTTCTACCGGCGACGCATGGAACAGTTGCTGGGCGAATGCCGCGAGGCCCTCGGTGGCTGGCTGGCGGGGATGACGATCTCAGGCACGGTGGTGTTCATCACCACCTGGGCGGGGCTGGCCCTGTTGCAAGTGCCCCTGGCGTTGCTGAGTGGCCTGGTCTGCGGCCTGCTCACCTTTGTGCCCACCATCGGACCCACGGCCGCCACCCTGCTGCCACTGGCTGTGGCCCTGCTGATCTCACCGGCGAAGGTGGTCCAGGTGCTGGTGCTGCGGCTGCTGCTGCAGAACGGCGAAGCCTTCCTGCTCACCCCCCTGCTGCTGAGCCGCACCGTCAACCTGCTGCCCACCGTCGCCCTGATGGCCCAGTTGAGCCTGGGGGCCCTGCTGGGATTGCCCGGGCTACTACTGGCCCTGCCCCTGGTGGTGGTGCTGCAGGTGGCCTGCGAAGAGGTGCTGGTGCGGGACGTGATGGACCGCTGGGATCTGAGCTGA
- the rsmA gene encoding 16S rRNA (adenine(1518)-N(6)/adenine(1519)-N(6))-dimethyltransferase RsmA: MTFSGHRARKRFGQHWLTDPQILDRIVAAADLHGADHVLEVGPGRGALTERLLASPAASLLAVELDRDLVVGLRQRFGGDGRFSLIEGDVLELALPCPERPIPTKVVANIPYNITGPLLEVLVGRLGRPAPCRFERLVLLVQQEVGQRIRARPGSSAFSALSVRMQLLARCSSVCTVPPRCFSPPPKVTSEVIVIEPVAAADLPPLDQALAVESLLRRCFAGRRKMLRTSLAGLLPAPELLELAAAAAVDLQQRPQELAPAQWLALATGLNRSSSAEPGGA; encoded by the coding sequence ATGACCTTCAGCGGCCACCGGGCCCGCAAGCGCTTCGGGCAGCACTGGCTCACCGATCCCCAGATCCTTGATCGCATCGTGGCGGCCGCCGATCTTCACGGTGCCGACCATGTCCTGGAGGTGGGCCCGGGGCGGGGCGCCCTGACCGAACGGTTGCTGGCCTCGCCGGCGGCGTCCCTGCTGGCGGTGGAGCTGGACCGGGACCTGGTGGTGGGCCTGCGGCAGCGGTTCGGCGGCGACGGGCGCTTCAGCCTGATCGAGGGGGATGTGCTTGAACTGGCCCTGCCCTGCCCCGAACGGCCCATCCCCACCAAGGTGGTCGCCAACATCCCCTACAACATCACCGGCCCATTGCTGGAGGTGCTGGTGGGGCGCCTGGGCCGGCCGGCCCCCTGCCGCTTTGAGCGGCTGGTGCTGCTGGTGCAGCAGGAGGTGGGCCAGCGCATCCGGGCCCGCCCGGGCAGCAGCGCCTTCTCGGCCCTCAGCGTGCGCATGCAGTTGCTGGCCCGCTGCAGCAGCGTCTGCACGGTGCCGCCCCGCTGCTTCTCCCCGCCACCGAAGGTCACCTCGGAGGTGATCGTGATCGAGCCGGTGGCGGCCGCGGATCTGCCTCCACTGGACCAGGCCCTGGCGGTGGAGAGCCTGCTGCGGCGCTGCTTCGCCGGACGACGCAAGATGCTGCGCACCAGCCTGGCGGGCCTGCTGCCGGCGCCGGAACTGCTGGAGCTGGCCGCCGCCGCCGCTGTGGACCTGCAGCAGCGGCCCCAGGAGCTGGCGCCCGCCCAGTGGCTCGCCCTCGCCACCGGCTTGAATCGGTCCTCCAGTGCCGAACCCGGCGGAGCGTGA
- a CDS encoding HPP family protein, with protein MAWLSPLIRSERLKGRAYQPSFRPDEVLLSWCGALLAITLLGLISVASRYPLVAAPLGASSVLLFGHPESPLAQPRNLLLGNGSAALVSVACVAWFGSSPWVMGLAVALAIAAGQLLRCLHPPAGAVALLGVHLHAGPAYVLMPVLAGSVVLLLVALGYARLVPGRSYPHHWI; from the coding sequence ATGGCTTGGCTGTCGCCCCTGATCCGGTCCGAGCGGCTCAAGGGCCGTGCGTATCAGCCGAGCTTCCGACCTGATGAGGTTCTGCTGTCCTGGTGTGGCGCCCTGCTGGCGATCACCCTGTTGGGACTGATCAGCGTGGCCAGCCGGTATCCCTTGGTGGCCGCCCCCCTGGGAGCCTCCAGCGTGTTGCTGTTCGGGCATCCGGAAAGCCCCCTGGCCCAGCCCCGCAATCTGCTGCTGGGGAACGGGTCGGCGGCCTTGGTGAGCGTGGCTTGCGTGGCCTGGTTCGGGTCTTCTCCCTGGGTGATGGGCCTGGCCGTGGCGCTGGCGATCGCCGCCGGGCAGTTGCTGCGGTGCCTGCATCCACCCGCAGGCGCTGTCGCCCTGCTCGGGGTGCACCTCCATGCCGGTCCTGCCTACGTGCTGATGCCCGTCCTGGCGGGTTCCGTGGTGCTCCTGCTGGTGGCGCTGGGCTACGCCCGGCTGGTTCCCGGCCGCTCCTATCCCCACCACTGGATCTGA
- the ispE gene encoding 4-(cytidine 5'-diphospho)-2-C-methyl-D-erythritol kinase → MADVTVRAPAKINLHLEVLGLRPDGYHELAMVMQSIDLADTLVLRSSADATIRLRCDNADLPTDGTNLIVKAAERLRSRVGLPELGVEITLDKRIPIGAGLAGGSSDGAATLVGLDALWGLGLGTERLHGLAAELGSDMPFCLEGGTQLCFGRGERLEPVPRQQVAERAVLLLKHPQASVSTPWAYGRCRELRGDFYLESEADFEQRRQALRQGPLLAALADPGPLPPLRNDLQSVVAPEVESVRAGLDLLRRGPQALAVAMSGSGPSLYALYADLAAAEAARSALAGELGALGLASWCCRCGGSGVSLVTDGSPR, encoded by the coding sequence ATGGCAGATGTGACGGTGCGGGCCCCCGCCAAGATCAACCTGCATCTCGAGGTGCTGGGGCTGCGGCCCGACGGCTACCACGAGCTGGCGATGGTGATGCAGAGCATCGACCTGGCCGACACCCTGGTGTTGCGATCCAGCGCCGACGCCACGATCCGGCTGCGCTGCGACAACGCGGATCTGCCCACCGACGGCACCAACCTGATCGTCAAGGCGGCGGAACGGCTGCGCTCCCGGGTCGGCCTGCCGGAGCTGGGGGTGGAGATCACACTGGACAAGCGCATCCCCATCGGCGCCGGCCTGGCGGGCGGCTCAAGCGATGGGGCCGCCACCTTGGTGGGTCTGGATGCCCTCTGGGGTCTGGGGCTGGGCACCGAGCGGCTCCATGGACTGGCGGCCGAGCTGGGATCCGACATGCCCTTCTGCCTGGAGGGCGGCACCCAGCTCTGCTTCGGCCGCGGGGAGAGGCTGGAGCCCGTGCCGCGGCAGCAGGTGGCGGAGCGGGCGGTGCTGCTGCTCAAGCACCCGCAGGCCAGCGTGTCCACCCCCTGGGCCTATGGCCGCTGCCGGGAACTGCGTGGTGACTTTTACCTGGAGAGCGAGGCGGACTTCGAGCAGCGGCGCCAGGCCCTGCGCCAAGGCCCGCTGCTGGCCGCCCTGGCCGACCCTGGCCCCCTGCCACCGTTGCGCAACGACCTCCAGTCGGTGGTGGCGCCGGAGGTGGAAAGTGTCCGCGCGGGCCTTGATCTGCTGCGCCGCGGACCGCAGGCCCTGGCCGTGGCGATGAGCGGTTCCGGACCGAGCCTCTATGCCCTCTACGCCGACCTGGCCGCAGCCGAGGCGGCCAGGAGCGCCCTGGCGGGGGAGCTCGGCGCCCTCGGTTTGGCCTCCTGGTGCTGCCGTTGCGGCGGGTCCGGTGTCAGCCTGGTGACGGATGGATCCCCACGATGA
- a CDS encoding GUN4 domain-containing protein — MLSGPPVSSTVDADQLLERFLAGSARQRRSLLGPLEQAGSDLLERIPDRLDRLDATGDDWAAGHLIQLLLARGDTGRQEAWLARHPEGWLAVASAAGLDYAPLQQHLMRQTFEAADRLTSEHLRQLAGEPAVRRGYVYYSEVAAMPATDLTSLDRLWCCYSQGRFGFSVQARLLQACQGQWDRLWPRLGWKSNGTWTRYPGSFQWSLEAPEGHMPLINQLRGVRLMDAVLQHPAIQARLGEAPAGRAR, encoded by the coding sequence ATGCTTTCCGGTCCTCCGGTTTCCAGCACCGTTGATGCCGATCAGCTGCTGGAGCGTTTCCTGGCAGGCTCTGCGCGTCAGCGCCGCAGCCTGCTGGGCCCGCTCGAGCAGGCCGGCTCCGACCTGCTCGAGCGGATCCCGGACCGGCTCGACCGGCTCGATGCCACCGGTGATGACTGGGCCGCTGGCCATCTGATCCAGCTGCTGCTGGCCCGCGGGGACACAGGCCGGCAGGAGGCCTGGCTGGCCCGACACCCCGAGGGCTGGCTCGCCGTCGCCAGCGCCGCCGGCCTCGACTACGCGCCGCTGCAGCAGCACCTGATGCGGCAGACCTTCGAAGCGGCCGATCGCCTCACCAGCGAGCACCTGCGCCAGCTGGCCGGAGAACCAGCCGTGCGGCGCGGCTATGTCTATTACAGCGAGGTTGCGGCGATGCCAGCCACCGACCTCACCAGCCTCGACCGTCTCTGGTGCTGCTACTCCCAGGGGCGTTTCGGCTTCTCGGTCCAGGCCCGCCTGCTGCAGGCGTGTCAGGGACAGTGGGATCGGCTCTGGCCCCGGCTCGGCTGGAAGAGCAATGGCACCTGGACCCGGTACCCGGGCTCCTTCCAGTGGTCGCTGGAGGCGCCGGAGGGCCACATGCCCCTGATCAACCAGCTGCGGGGCGTGCGGTTGATGGACGCGGTTCTGCAACATCCCGCCATACAGGCCCGCCTGGGGGAGGCGCCGGCCGGGCGTGCGCGTTAG
- a CDS encoding DUF6439 family protein: MEATSSPAETASPSDAVIPSHRSWPPETLPLAERLHRQLSIGDRDWHALKHQRSRRAAEQVAAALVQLLAADEPAARADSEGRRSAIALLENAQAWLRAEISDPGCPAHGR; the protein is encoded by the coding sequence GTGGAAGCCACCAGCTCTCCAGCCGAAACGGCGTCTCCTTCCGATGCTGTGATCCCGTCGCACCGGTCGTGGCCGCCGGAGACCCTGCCCCTGGCCGAACGCCTGCATCGCCAGCTCAGCATCGGGGATCGGGACTGGCATGCCCTCAAGCACCAGCGCTCCAGGCGCGCGGCCGAACAGGTGGCGGCAGCCCTGGTTCAGCTTCTGGCCGCCGATGAACCGGCCGCCCGTGCCGACAGCGAAGGTCGGCGCAGCGCCATCGCCCTGCTGGAGAACGCCCAGGCCTGGCTGCGGGCCGAGATCAGCGATCCGGGCTGTCCGGCCCACGGCCGCTGA
- the psb28 gene encoding photosystem II reaction center protein Psb28 — protein sequence MAAAIQFFRGVDETVVPDIRLTRSRDGRTGQATFVFEEPEALAPQAVGDITGMFMLDEEGEMVTREVKARFVNGKASALEATYTWKSTADFERFMRFAQRYADGHGLGFAGQGDEPAEEGQEEV from the coding sequence ATGGCCGCCGCCATTCAGTTCTTCCGCGGGGTGGACGAGACGGTCGTGCCCGACATCCGCTTGACCCGATCACGGGATGGCCGCACCGGCCAGGCCACCTTCGTGTTCGAGGAACCCGAGGCCCTGGCCCCCCAGGCGGTGGGCGACATCACCGGCATGTTCATGCTCGATGAAGAGGGCGAGATGGTGACCCGGGAGGTGAAGGCCCGCTTCGTCAACGGCAAGGCCAGTGCCCTGGAAGCCACCTACACCTGGAAGAGCACCGCCGATTTCGAGCGCTTCATGCGCTTCGCCCAGCGCTATGCCGATGGCCATGGTCTGGGATTTGCCGGCCAGGGTGACGAGCCGGCCGAGGAGGGCCAGGAGGAGGTTTGA
- the secD gene encoding protein translocase subunit SecD: protein MGRQQGWFALILALTIASGALLANYGLQLGLDLRGGSQLTLQVMPAGAITRVDTEQLEAVKDVLERRINGLGVAESTLQAVGNDQLVLQLPGEQDPSQAARVLGSTALLEFRAQKPGTEEEMRGLLGLKRQAESVLRAKRPPSPSDDPTAPPPPETPPLSSEDLSKALTSLGIQVPSGSSEVDQLELLLRETNRRILALYGPPLITGKDLTSAGRQQQATGTGWEVTLGFNREGGEKFASLTQSIAGTGRVLGIVLDGRSISEASVGEQFKVAGITGGSASITGNFSAEEARDLEVQLRGGSLPLPVKIVEVRTVGPSLGAENIRSSLVAGLSGLVLVAVFMAVVYRLPGIVAVVALSLYALFNLAIYALIPVTLTLPGIAGFILSVGIAVDANVLIFERIKEELRGGNTLIRSIDTGFSLAFSSIFDGHATGLISCAALFFLGTGLVKGFAVTLAIGLLLSLFTALTCTRTLLRLLMSYPALRRPTYFLPARQLPPAKSATPQAGLA, encoded by the coding sequence ATGGGACGCCAACAGGGCTGGTTCGCCCTCATCCTTGCCCTCACCATCGCCTCCGGCGCCCTCCTCGCCAACTACGGACTGCAGCTGGGGCTCGACCTGCGCGGCGGCAGCCAGCTCACCCTCCAGGTGATGCCGGCCGGCGCCATCACCCGGGTGGATACCGAGCAGCTGGAGGCCGTCAAGGACGTGCTGGAACGGCGCATCAACGGACTCGGGGTGGCCGAATCCACGCTCCAGGCGGTGGGCAACGACCAGCTGGTGCTGCAGCTCCCCGGCGAGCAGGATCCCAGCCAGGCGGCCCGGGTGCTCGGCAGCACGGCCCTGCTCGAGTTCCGCGCCCAGAAGCCCGGCACCGAGGAGGAGATGCGGGGCCTTCTGGGCCTCAAGCGCCAGGCAGAGTCGGTGCTGCGGGCCAAGCGCCCCCCCTCCCCCAGCGATGACCCCACGGCACCCCCCCCGCCGGAAACCCCTCCCCTTTCGTCCGAGGATCTCAGCAAGGCGCTCACCTCCCTCGGCATCCAGGTTCCCTCCGGCAGCAGCGAGGTCGACCAGCTCGAGCTGCTGCTCCGCGAGACCAATCGCCGCATCCTCGCCCTCTACGGCCCTCCCCTGATCACCGGCAAGGATCTCACCAGCGCCGGTCGCCAGCAGCAGGCCACCGGAACCGGCTGGGAGGTGACCCTCGGCTTCAACCGGGAAGGGGGCGAGAAGTTCGCCTCCCTGACCCAGTCGATCGCCGGCACCGGCCGGGTGCTGGGAATCGTGCTTGATGGCCGCTCGATCAGCGAGGCCAGTGTCGGCGAGCAGTTCAAGGTGGCCGGCATCACCGGTGGTTCCGCCTCGATCACGGGCAATTTCAGCGCCGAAGAGGCCCGCGACCTGGAGGTCCAGTTGCGGGGTGGCTCCCTGCCCCTGCCGGTGAAGATTGTCGAGGTGCGCACGGTCGGCCCATCGCTGGGGGCCGAGAACATCCGCTCCAGCCTGGTGGCGGGCCTGTCGGGCCTGGTCCTGGTGGCCGTGTTCATGGCGGTGGTGTACCGCCTGCCCGGGATCGTGGCGGTGGTGGCCCTGAGCCTCTACGCCCTGTTCAACCTGGCCATCTACGCCCTCATCCCCGTCACCCTCACCCTGCCCGGGATTGCCGGCTTCATCCTCTCGGTGGGGATCGCGGTGGATGCCAACGTGCTGATCTTCGAACGCATCAAGGAGGAACTGCGCGGCGGCAACACCCTGATCCGTTCGATCGACACGGGATTTTCCCTGGCCTTTTCCTCGATCTTCGACGGCCACGCCACCGGCCTGATCAGCTGCGCGGCCCTCTTCTTTCTGGGCACCGGCCTGGTCAAGGGCTTCGCCGTCACCCTGGCGATCGGTCTGCTGCTGAGCCTGTTCACCGCCCTCACCTGCACCCGAACCCTGCTGCGCCTGTTGATGAGTTATCCCGCCCTGCGGCGCCCCACCTACTTCCTGCCGGCCCGCCAGCTACCCCCCGCCAAATCCGCCACGCCCCAGGCGGGTCTGGCCTGA
- a CDS encoding AI-2E family transporter, which translates to MKFGQWLGLIALLAALVLLWSLRDALILLFAAVVLAMALCTLVGAIRERLGVARPIALLLALLLVTLVVLLVATVVIPPFIAEFRELVQQVPRAWTELLKLLRQALEGASQMVYGRRDGSLDWLKSTLSIPATLPPDLLGRLGGGAIGLVGVAGNLGAGLLQTLFVVAVSLMVAAQPTGYREALLLLAPSFYRRRLRQVLVSCGTALSSWMVGVLISSVCVGLLAAIGLSVLGVKLVAANALLAGLLNIIPNVGPTLSTIFPMSVALLDAPWKAVAVLLVYVVIQNLESYVITPSVMHHQLQLLPGLTLTAQLLFTLLFGPLGLLLALPLAVCLQVLLRDVLIHDILDPWKRERRQT; encoded by the coding sequence TTGAAGTTCGGGCAGTGGCTGGGCCTGATCGCCCTGCTGGCGGCGCTGGTTCTGCTGTGGAGCCTGCGTGACGCCCTGATCCTGCTGTTCGCCGCCGTGGTGCTTGCCATGGCCCTGTGCACCCTGGTGGGCGCCATTCGCGAACGCCTCGGTGTGGCCAGACCCATCGCCCTGCTGCTGGCCCTGCTGCTGGTGACGTTGGTGGTGCTGCTGGTGGCCACGGTCGTGATCCCCCCCTTCATCGCCGAGTTCCGCGAACTGGTGCAGCAGGTACCGCGGGCCTGGACCGAGTTGCTCAAGCTGCTGCGCCAGGCCCTCGAGGGGGCCTCCCAGATGGTCTACGGCCGCCGGGACGGCAGCCTGGACTGGCTCAAATCCACTCTCTCGATTCCCGCCACCCTGCCCCCCGACCTGCTGGGCCGGCTCGGTGGTGGGGCGATCGGCCTGGTGGGCGTGGCCGGCAACCTCGGTGCCGGCCTGCTCCAGACCCTGTTCGTGGTGGCCGTCTCCCTGATGGTCGCGGCCCAACCCACCGGCTACCGGGAGGCCCTGCTGCTGCTGGCGCCTTCCTTCTACCGAAGGCGCCTGCGCCAGGTGCTGGTGTCCTGCGGCACCGCCCTGAGCAGCTGGATGGTGGGGGTGCTGATCAGCTCCGTCTGCGTGGGCCTGCTGGCCGCCATCGGCCTGTCCGTGCTGGGGGTCAAGCTGGTGGCGGCCAATGCCCTGCTGGCCGGCCTGCTCAACATCATCCCCAACGTGGGACCGACGCTCAGCACGATCTTCCCGATGTCGGTGGCGCTCCTGGATGCCCCCTGGAAGGCCGTGGCCGTCCTGCTGGTTTACGTGGTCATCCAGAACCTCGAGAGCTATGTCATCACCCCTTCGGTGATGCACCATCAGCTGCAGCTGCTGCCGGGCCTGACCCTCACCGCCCAGCTGCTCTTCACCCTGCTGTTCGGCCCCCTCGGCCTGCTGCTGGCCCTGCCACTGGCGGTTTGTCTGCAGGTGCTGCTGCGGGATGTGCTGATCCATGACATCCTCGATCCCTGGAAGCGGGAGCGCCGGCAGACATGA
- a CDS encoding DUF3082 domain-containing protein, producing the protein MTDEQPTPPPRKGPLSFLSGALTSGLLAWLSLGVSQRVVGWYVTHPPHFDSAFAQSIATAMKTLMVGMCFLATFTFAFIGLGLFLVFIRSLLPAEAESPS; encoded by the coding sequence ATGACGGACGAACAACCCACGCCGCCGCCGCGCAAGGGACCGCTGAGCTTCCTGTCCGGCGCCCTCACCAGTGGCCTGCTGGCCTGGCTGAGCCTGGGTGTCAGCCAGCGGGTGGTGGGCTGGTACGTGACCCATCCGCCCCACTTCGATTCGGCCTTCGCCCAGAGCATTGCCACGGCGATGAAGACCCTGATGGTGGGGATGTGCTTCCTGGCCACCTTCACCTTCGCCTTCATCGGCCTGGGGCTGTTCCTGGTGTTCATCCGCAGCCTGTTGCCGGCTGAAGCGGAATCCCCTTCCTAA
- a CDS encoding ATP-binding protein, producing MQLRWADYITPSTLQLAPLVELLLEPIGCALRQAELQLGLQEALVNAVRHGNGCDPGKCLRVRRIVTPRWVIWQVQDEGPGLPPHARHSSLPCQQDAPSGRGLFLIHHCFDDVRWSGRGNRLQLAARRAVVSGRGPDSPDR from the coding sequence ATGCAGCTCCGCTGGGCCGACTACATCACCCCCTCCACCCTGCAGCTGGCCCCGCTGGTGGAGTTGCTGCTTGAACCCATCGGCTGCGCCCTCCGCCAGGCGGAGCTGCAGCTCGGTCTGCAGGAGGCCCTGGTCAATGCCGTGCGTCACGGCAACGGCTGTGATCCCGGCAAGTGCCTGAGGGTCCGCCGCATCGTCACCCCCCGCTGGGTGATCTGGCAGGTTCAGGACGAAGGCCCCGGGCTTCCACCCCATGCCCGCCACAGTTCCCTGCCCTGCCAGCAGGATGCTCCCTCCGGCCGGGGGCTGTTCCTCATTCATCACTGTTTTGATGACGTGCGCTGGAGCGGCCGGGGCAACCGGCTGCAGCTGGCGGCACGGCGTGCGGTGGTCAGCGGCCGTGGGCCGGACAGCCCGGATCGCTGA
- a CDS encoding pyruvate dehydrogenase complex E1 component subunit beta: MAETLLFNALREAIDEEMARDPHVCVMGEDVGHYGGSYKVTKDLCEKYGELRVLDTPIAENSFTGMAVGAAMTGLRPIVEGMNMGFLLLAFNQISNNMGMLRYTSGGNYTIPAVVRGPGGVGRQLGAEHSQRLEAYFHAVPGIKIVAVSTPTNAKGLLKAAIRDNNPVLFFEHVLLYNLSEDIPEGDYICALDQAEVVREGKDVTILTYSRMRHHCLKAVEQLEQEGVDVELIDLISLKPFDMETIARSIRKTHKVVVVEECMKTGGIGAELIALITEHCFDDLDARPLRLSSQDIPTPYNGNLENLTIIQPHQIVAAALDLKAGRR, encoded by the coding sequence GTGGCTGAAACTCTCCTGTTCAACGCCCTGCGCGAAGCCATCGACGAGGAGATGGCGCGCGACCCCCATGTCTGTGTCATGGGCGAGGACGTGGGCCATTACGGCGGCTCCTACAAGGTCACCAAGGACCTCTGCGAGAAGTACGGCGAACTGCGGGTGCTGGACACCCCCATCGCCGAGAACAGCTTCACCGGCATGGCCGTCGGTGCTGCCATGACCGGCCTGCGGCCGATCGTGGAAGGCATGAACATGGGCTTCCTGCTGCTCGCCTTCAACCAGATCTCCAACAACATGGGGATGCTGCGCTACACCAGCGGAGGCAACTACACGATCCCGGCCGTGGTGCGCGGTCCCGGCGGTGTTGGCCGCCAGCTCGGTGCCGAGCACAGCCAGCGCCTTGAGGCCTACTTCCACGCCGTCCCAGGCATCAAGATCGTGGCGGTCAGCACCCCCACAAATGCCAAGGGCCTGTTGAAGGCCGCCATCCGCGACAACAATCCCGTGCTCTTCTTCGAGCACGTCCTGCTTTACAACCTCAGCGAAGACATTCCCGAAGGCGACTACATCTGTGCCCTCGACCAGGCCGAGGTGGTGCGCGAGGGCAAGGACGTCACGATCCTCACCTATTCGCGCATGCGCCACCACTGCCTCAAGGCGGTGGAGCAGCTGGAGCAGGAGGGCGTCGATGTCGAACTGATCGACCTGATCAGCCTCAAGCCCTTCGACATGGAGACCATCGCCCGCTCGATCCGCAAGACCCACAAGGTGGTGGTGGTGGAGGAGTGCATGAAAACAGGTGGCATCGGTGCCGAACTGATCGCCCTGATCACCGAGCACTGCTTCGACGATCTCGATGCCCGGCCCCTGCGGCTGTCGTCCCAGGACATCCCCACGCCTTACAACGGCAATCTGGAGAACCTCACCATCATTCAGCCGCACCAGATCGTTGCGGCGGCGCTCGACCTGAAAGCGGGCCGTCGCTGA
- the secF gene encoding protein translocase subunit SecF — MTPAPSPRFRISRHRRLAWLGSALACGLSLLGLALCWLNPAIHAPLRPGLDFTGGTQVQVERDCAPCTAITAAEIRQGLGGLNLPSSEGDRAPNLGSASVQVLDGGRSLLLRLPALEAEQSTALVDDLASKFGPLLKSGTSVNTIGPTLGSRLLRGSVISLLVSFVGISVYISFSYSGIFAALALLCLAHDVLITCGLFAWLGLLQGIEVDSLFAVSLITIAGYSVNDTVVVYDRIREQRRTLGELSLVDQVDVAVDATLTRSLYTSFTTLLPLVALIFFGGSTLFWFAVALTVGIAVGSWSSIGVAPTLLPVLSKR, encoded by the coding sequence ATGACCCCCGCACCCTCCCCCCGCTTCCGCATCAGCCGCCACCGGCGTCTGGCCTGGCTGGGATCGGCCCTGGCCTGCGGGCTGAGTCTGTTGGGCCTGGCGCTCTGCTGGCTCAACCCAGCGATCCATGCGCCCCTGCGACCCGGCCTCGATTTCACCGGCGGCACCCAGGTGCAGGTGGAGCGTGACTGTGCCCCCTGCACGGCGATCACCGCCGCCGAGATCCGCCAGGGTCTGGGCGGCCTCAACCTGCCCTCCTCCGAGGGCGATCGCGCTCCCAACCTTGGCAGTGCCTCTGTTCAGGTGCTGGATGGTGGCCGTTCCCTGCTGCTGCGACTGCCGGCCCTCGAGGCAGAACAGAGCACGGCGCTGGTCGATGACCTGGCCAGCAAGTTCGGCCCGCTGCTCAAGAGCGGCACATCGGTGAACACGATCGGCCCCACGCTCGGCTCGCGCCTGCTGCGGGGCAGCGTCATCTCCCTGCTGGTCAGCTTCGTGGGGATCTCGGTGTACATCTCCTTCAGCTACAGCGGCATCTTCGCGGCCCTGGCCCTGCTCTGTCTGGCCCATGACGTGCTGATCACCTGCGGCCTGTTCGCCTGGCTGGGCCTGCTTCAGGGCATCGAAGTGGATTCCCTGTTTGCCGTTTCCCTGATCACGATCGCCGGCTACTCGGTCAACGACACGGTGGTGGTCTACGACCGGATCCGTGAACAACGCCGCACCCTGGGCGAGCTTTCCCTGGTGGACCAGGTGGACGTGGCTGTGGATGCCACCCTGACCCGCTCGCTTTACACCTCCTTCACCACCTTGCTGCCCCTGGTGGCCCTGATCTTCTTCGGCGGCAGCACCCTGTTCTGGTTCGCGGTGGCGCTCACCGTGGGCATCGCCGTCGGCAGCTGGTCGAGCATCGGTGTGGCTCCCACCCTGCTGCCCGTGCTCTCCAAACGATGA
- a CDS encoding YraN family protein, translating to MPSSPAQRQGAWAEQRVLRLLRLRGWQLLERNWRCPWGELDLVLHKPGRLLLVEVKGRRRPGLDGSGTAALRRPKRRRLERAWDCWLAAHPHWERTPVEQVAALVPLPPSPGPVRWIRLGD from the coding sequence ATGCCCTCCAGCCCCGCCCAGCGTCAGGGAGCCTGGGCTGAGCAGCGGGTGCTGCGGCTGCTGCGGCTCCGGGGCTGGCAGTTGCTGGAGCGCAACTGGCGCTGCCCCTGGGGGGAACTGGACTTGGTGCTTCACAAGCCAGGCCGCCTGTTGCTGGTGGAGGTGAAGGGGCGCCGGCGCCCGGGTCTCGACGGCTCGGGCACGGCTGCGCTGCGGCGGCCGAAGCGCCGGCGGCTGGAGCGGGCCTGGGACTGCTGGCTGGCGGCCCATCCCCACTGGGAGCGGACGCCGGTGGAGCAGGTGGCGGCCCTGGTGCCCCTGCCGCCCTCGCCGGGTCCGGTGCGCTGGATCCGGCTGGGTGATTAA